One Ruficoccus amylovorans genomic window carries:
- a CDS encoding RNA polymerase sigma factor — translation METPPADQVLVARVKDGDNGAFGEIVTLYWDRIFARAFQLLKNREDAEEVTQDTFIRAQKGLENFRGDSAFSTWLYQIATNLAHNRYWYWWRRKRSASFSLDQNLTQDSDATLADVLPAEGEDPGEATLTQEFVDRVSSCMQQLNEKHREILVLRNVHNLSYEEIAEELRISVGTVKSRIARARESLREQMGSDFK, via the coding sequence ATGGAGACTCCACCCGCTGATCAGGTTCTGGTTGCCCGCGTCAAGGACGGCGACAACGGCGCCTTTGGTGAAATCGTGACCCTCTACTGGGACCGGATTTTCGCCCGCGCCTTCCAGCTCCTCAAAAACCGCGAAGACGCCGAAGAGGTCACGCAGGACACCTTTATCCGTGCCCAGAAAGGGCTCGAAAATTTCCGTGGCGATTCCGCCTTTTCGACCTGGCTTTACCAGATCGCCACCAACCTCGCCCACAACCGCTACTGGTACTGGTGGCGGCGCAAGCGCAGCGCGTCCTTTTCCCTGGATCAGAATCTGACTCAGGACAGCGACGCCACCCTGGCCGATGTCCTCCCTGCCGAAGGCGAAGACCCCGGCGAAGCCACGCTGACCCAGGAGTTCGTGGACCGCGTTTCGAGCTGCATGCAGCAGCTTAATGAAAAGCACCGCGAAATCCTCGTCCTGCGCAACGTCCACAACCTCTCCTACGAAGAAATCGCCGAAGAGCTGCGCATCAGCGTAGGAACGGTTAAAAGTCGCATCGCCCGCGCCCGCGAAAGCCTCCGCGAGCAGATGGGGAGTGATTTTAAATGA